In bacterium, a single window of DNA contains:
- a CDS encoding sigma-54 dependent transcriptional regulator → MDSKSILIIDDEAGLRDVMSQLFEDAGYETAAAPDGAAGLASARAGDFDLVILDMSLPKMSGLEVLGGIKEEKPDLPVIMVTAFGSTQTAIEAMRLGAYDYITKPFELDELQIVAERALQQKRVIDENRFLRGELKKKYGFDNIIGTNQDVQRAYVMAAQVAPTNATVLITGETGTGKEYLARTIHYQSGRASGPFVKVNCAALSESLLESELFGHEKGAFTHAVTRHIGRFEVADKGTIFLDEIGEVSLSVQTKLLRVLQEKQFERVGGSETLNVDVRVIAATNCDLMQAIKDKKFREDLYYRLNVITLNLPPVRQRGDDIELFAHHFLKIYADETAKNVMDFNDEALEALKNHEWPGNVRELENAIERAVILCNSRTIRPEHLMLNHNNHPTPSTSPKSIMDGIAPMAPLRDLEKIHIERVLKAKNWNQSAAAQVLGIDRKTLRNKIREFHLEKEECQKV, encoded by the coding sequence TTGGATAGTAAATCAATACTCATAATTGACGATGAGGCCGGACTGAGAGACGTTATGTCTCAGCTATTTGAGGATGCAGGTTACGAAACCGCAGCCGCCCCGGACGGCGCGGCAGGACTTGCATCGGCCAGAGCGGGTGACTTCGACCTTGTGATACTGGATATGAGCCTGCCGAAAATGAGCGGGTTGGAAGTGCTTGGTGGAATAAAGGAAGAAAAACCGGACCTGCCTGTCATCATGGTGACCGCATTCGGAAGCACCCAGACCGCCATCGAGGCCATGAGACTCGGGGCTTATGATTATATCACCAAACCTTTCGAGCTTGACGAACTGCAGATTGTCGCTGAACGTGCACTCCAGCAGAAGAGAGTGATCGACGAAAACCGGTTCCTAAGAGGCGAACTCAAGAAGAAATACGGATTTGACAACATCATAGGAACCAACCAAGACGTCCAGAGGGCATATGTCATGGCAGCACAGGTCGCGCCGACCAATGCCACCGTGCTCATTACAGGCGAGACAGGCACAGGTAAAGAGTATCTCGCTCGAACAATCCATTACCAGAGCGGGCGGGCTTCAGGGCCGTTTGTGAAAGTCAACTGCGCTGCGCTCTCGGAAAGCCTGCTTGAAAGTGAACTCTTCGGGCACGAAAAAGGAGCATTTACACACGCAGTTACCCGACATATCGGACGGTTTGAAGTGGCGGATAAAGGCACCATCTTTCTTGACGAAATTGGGGAAGTCTCACTATCGGTCCAGACAAAACTGCTTAGAGTGCTGCAGGAAAAGCAGTTTGAGCGGGTCGGCGGCAGCGAGACGCTGAATGTGGATGTCCGTGTGATTGCCGCCACTAATTGCGACCTCATGCAGGCAATCAAAGACAAAAAATTCCGTGAAGACCTCTACTACAGGCTCAATGTCATCACATTGAACCTGCCGCCAGTCCGGCAGCGTGGCGACGACATAGAACTCTTTGCCCATCATTTCCTGAAAATATATGCAGACGAGACCGCAAAGAATGTGATGGACTTCAATGATGAAGCCCTCGAAGCTCTGAAAAATCATGAATGGCCGGGAAATGTGCGAGAACTGGAGAATGCAATAGAGCGGGCTGTGATTCTATGCAACAGCCGCACAATCCGGCCTGAACACCTCATGCTCAACCACAATAACCACCCCACCCCCTCGACTTCACCAAAGTCGATCATGGATGGTATAGCCCCAATGGCTCCGCTCAGGGATTTAGAGAAAATCCACATAGAACGAGTGCTCAAAGCCAAGAACTGGAACCAGTCTGCTGCAGCGCAGGTGCTCGGGATCGACAGAAAAACACTCAGAAATAAGATCAGGGAATTTCACCTGGAAAAAGAGGAATGCCAAAAAGTTTGA
- a CDS encoding chemotaxis protein CheD — protein MDGGIARMGEVVFTRPDLSELKALGLGSCIGLCVFDPHIKVGCMAHIVLPEAKSGSTEVGKYADTAVPYVIKEMLARGAVQYRMRVAIAGGAQLFSFDGSDSKLDVGRRNAETVKHMLSKSRLKLIAEDVGGNQGRTMTMDAVSGLVTVKQNGHDIKVLANLLS, from the coding sequence TTGGATGGTGGTATTGCCAGAATGGGCGAGGTGGTGTTTACCCGCCCGGATCTATCCGAACTCAAAGCTCTTGGGCTTGGTTCATGTATTGGGTTATGCGTTTTCGACCCGCACATAAAGGTAGGTTGCATGGCGCATATAGTTTTACCTGAGGCCAAATCAGGTTCCACGGAAGTCGGCAAGTATGCCGACACAGCCGTTCCTTATGTAATCAAGGAGATGCTGGCCAGAGGAGCGGTGCAATACAGGATGCGTGTTGCTATAGCCGGAGGCGCTCAACTCTTTTCATTCGATGGTTCCGACAGTAAGCTCGACGTCGGCAGACGAAATGCTGAGACCGTCAAGCATATGCTGTCGAAGTCAAGACTCAAACTGATTGCTGAGGATGTTGGCGGCAATCAGGGAAGAACTATGACAATGGACGCCGTTAGTGGGCTGGTGACAGTCAAGCAGAACGGTCATGACATAAAGGTCCTGGCCAATCTGCTTTCCTAA
- a CDS encoding chemotaxis protein CheX, with protein MKVEFIEPFVGAAFSVLETLSGEKPTRGQISLRTNTFTTQQVTIVAGVNGNVEGVSLYGMSLVTAEKIATMMVGSPVDGLEGMGLSALSELGNMITGNAITMLSRNGYDVDITPPSVIRGTSVEMSTKTPALVVPVCTQYGTIEVNVALAEIAVQAAA; from the coding sequence ATGAAAGTCGAGTTTATAGAACCTTTTGTGGGTGCGGCGTTCAGCGTGCTGGAGACACTTTCAGGTGAAAAGCCGACACGCGGACAGATATCCCTTAGGACCAATACGTTTACAACTCAGCAGGTAACGATTGTTGCCGGTGTCAACGGCAATGTCGAAGGTGTTTCTTTGTATGGAATGTCATTAGTTACCGCGGAGAAGATCGCGACGATGATGGTAGGCAGTCCGGTTGATGGTCTAGAGGGAATGGGTCTTAGCGCTCTGAGTGAGCTTGGCAATATGATTACGGGCAATGCGATTACGATGCTGTCGCGCAACGGCTACGATGTCGATATCACTCCGCCCTCGGTAATACGCGGCACAAGTGTTGAGATGTCCACCAAGACACCGGCCCTGGTTGTGCCTGTATGCACTCAATATGGTACTATCGAGGTAAATGTGGCATTGGCTGAGATTGCAGTGCAGGCGGCCGCATAA
- a CDS encoding chemotaxis protein CheA, with amino-acid sequence MGSDMSDMMGLFLEEAEEQLLKLDDGFLQLEKNPGDIEILKEIFRAAHTLKGSSATMGLTEIARLTHAMENLLDPLRNGVLAVTPEIIDVLLEGTDNLRVMTGQVSNGEPVSAEIGDLLVRIKSLTDGSDDKPTEAPVEKLAAQNVKQSTDVAGAMLIRVKIVPECLMPSVRAFMVFNSLSMQGEVVSSEPSQDNLDDIQADQEIAITFTPANGPEPVIDAIKSLAEVELIDCTISDDDAGQVDRPVQNQQEKPKKNDEAPTAGPSSGSVAKAIQTVRVGVDRLDTLMNLVAELVIDRTRMNQIGSQLAMKYENEELVQGLGETSVHIGRVVNELQEHIMKVRLLPVEQVFNRFPRMVRDLSHKAGKEVDFILEGQETELDRSILEDIVDPLTHLLRNAVDHGVESPDKRAAAGKSKRARVVLAAKQEENRIIIEVQDDGNGISIEKVKTAALKNGAVSEETLARMTDEEALQLIFASGVSTAEKVTDVSGRGVGMDVVRSNIQGLSGNVEVHTKPGEGTTFRINLPLTLAIIQSLVTGVGDKVYVIPLSAVQETFRCEAGEIHHIDGHPAINFRGSVLHLVRLGQLFDHNQSIHLSDNECITFVVVRTGAMNIGLVVDKLIGEQEVVIKPLGSFFGDIDGVAGATILGDGRVALIVDVGAIGALINRRRRPRQVAETGVQS; translated from the coding sequence ATGGGTTCTGACATGTCCGATATGATGGGTCTGTTTCTTGAGGAAGCCGAAGAGCAGTTATTGAAACTCGACGACGGTTTTCTTCAGCTCGAGAAGAACCCGGGTGATATTGAGATACTCAAAGAGATATTCAGGGCTGCTCACACACTGAAGGGTTCATCCGCAACAATGGGTCTGACTGAGATTGCCCGGCTCACTCACGCCATGGAGAACCTGCTGGACCCGCTGAGAAACGGCGTGCTGGCAGTTACTCCCGAGATAATAGATGTGCTCCTTGAGGGCACTGACAATCTGCGGGTAATGACCGGCCAGGTTAGCAATGGAGAACCGGTTAGTGCGGAGATCGGTGATTTGCTTGTGCGTATAAAGTCACTCACCGATGGATCAGATGACAAGCCTACTGAGGCACCGGTGGAAAAGCTTGCCGCTCAAAATGTAAAGCAAAGTACGGATGTTGCCGGTGCGATGTTGATCCGGGTCAAAATAGTGCCCGAATGCCTGATGCCTTCAGTCAGGGCGTTCATGGTTTTCAATTCGCTTTCGATGCAGGGCGAGGTAGTGTCATCGGAACCGAGTCAGGACAATCTCGACGACATTCAAGCGGATCAAGAGATAGCCATCACATTTACGCCTGCCAATGGTCCCGAACCCGTCATAGATGCGATCAAGAGCCTTGCCGAGGTAGAGCTTATCGACTGCACAATTTCCGACGATGATGCAGGTCAAGTGGACCGACCTGTTCAGAATCAGCAAGAGAAGCCCAAGAAAAATGATGAAGCTCCCACTGCAGGTCCGAGTTCGGGAAGTGTAGCCAAAGCCATCCAGACTGTTCGTGTAGGTGTCGACAGGCTGGACACCCTAATGAACCTGGTGGCTGAACTGGTGATAGATCGCACGCGAATGAACCAGATCGGTTCTCAGCTTGCAATGAAATATGAAAACGAGGAACTCGTGCAGGGCTTGGGCGAGACATCGGTGCACATAGGCCGTGTCGTCAACGAACTGCAGGAGCATATAATGAAGGTCCGCCTGCTGCCTGTTGAGCAGGTATTCAATCGTTTTCCGCGTATGGTGCGCGATTTGTCGCACAAGGCGGGCAAAGAGGTCGATTTCATACTCGAAGGTCAGGAGACCGAGCTTGACCGTTCGATATTGGAAGACATTGTCGATCCTCTGACTCACCTTTTGAGAAATGCGGTCGATCATGGCGTCGAGTCTCCCGACAAGCGCGCTGCAGCAGGCAAGTCCAAGCGGGCGCGAGTCGTCTTGGCTGCGAAGCAGGAAGAAAACCGAATTATTATTGAGGTTCAGGATGACGGTAATGGAATCTCAATAGAGAAGGTGAAGACTGCTGCTCTTAAAAATGGCGCTGTCAGCGAAGAGACTCTTGCCAGGATGACCGATGAGGAAGCTCTGCAGCTCATATTCGCCTCCGGGGTAAGCACGGCAGAAAAGGTGACCGATGTCTCCGGGCGCGGTGTAGGTATGGACGTTGTCCGCAGCAATATCCAGGGTCTATCCGGCAATGTCGAGGTCCACACCAAGCCTGGTGAGGGAACGACATTCAGGATCAATTTGCCTTTGACTCTGGCGATCATCCAGTCGCTGGTGACAGGTGTGGGCGACAAGGTCTACGTGATCCCGCTGAGCGCGGTCCAGGAGACATTTCGCTGTGAGGCAGGTGAAATCCATCATATCGATGGGCATCCTGCAATCAATTTCCGTGGATCGGTGCTTCACCTTGTCAGGTTGGGTCAGTTGTTTGACCATAATCAAAGCATACATCTATCTGATAATGAGTGCATTACGTTTGTGGTAGTGCGCACAGGCGCTATGAATATCGGCTTGGTAGTCGACAAGTTGATAGGTGAGCAGGAAGTGGTCATTAAGCCTCTCGGCTCATTCTTCGGTGATATTGACGGCGTCGCCGGCGCGACGATACTCGGTGACGGGCGTGTTGCTCTGATTGTGGATGTAGGAGCGATAGGGGCTTTAATAAACAGGCGAAGAAGACCACGCCAAGTCGCTGAAACGGGAGTACAGTCCTAA
- a CDS encoding chemotaxis response regulator protein-glutamate methylesterase produces the protein MKKQSSAKKRVLVVDDSVFARKITTDILSASPNLDVVGFAVNGLDALKKIKELKPDVVTLDIEMPKLNGIETLRRIMQECPTPVLMLSSLTTQGATESVQALRYGAVDVMAKPNSSLGLGMSMLAEDLVAKVLAAADVEVSHLSLVEQAPSHPRVQTSRPAITKFPIVMIASSTGGPRALRTLIPDLTDSDGVAYVIVQHLPPGFTGPFARDLDTQTILNVRESAEGDTIKPGDVMFAKSGFHTVFDKRGIVHITSDPPLWGVRPSADVTMASAVPVFHDRLIGVVLTGMGRDGANGLKLIKDAGGVTLGEHESSCVVYGMPRAAAEMGVVDKVVPLQEMAEAIFDTVLKVAQSHR, from the coding sequence ATGAAGAAGCAATCCTCCGCTAAAAAGAGGGTGTTGGTCGTGGACGATTCCGTGTTTGCTCGGAAGATCACGACCGACATACTCAGCGCGAGTCCGAACCTGGATGTAGTGGGTTTTGCGGTAAACGGGCTTGATGCTCTGAAGAAGATCAAGGAGCTAAAGCCCGACGTTGTAACTCTCGACATCGAGATGCCCAAGCTCAACGGCATCGAGACCCTCCGCCGCATAATGCAGGAGTGCCCGACTCCTGTTTTGATGTTAAGCTCACTTACGACCCAGGGCGCCACTGAAAGTGTCCAGGCTCTGCGTTATGGTGCGGTGGATGTCATGGCAAAGCCCAACAGCTCTCTAGGTCTGGGCATGTCCATGCTTGCCGAAGACCTGGTCGCAAAGGTTCTTGCTGCCGCCGATGTGGAGGTATCACATCTGAGCCTCGTGGAACAGGCGCCTTCGCATCCGCGCGTTCAGACTTCCAGACCTGCAATCACCAAATTTCCCATTGTCATGATTGCGTCCTCGACCGGCGGTCCGCGCGCTCTGCGCACTTTGATTCCCGATCTCACGGATTCCGACGGTGTGGCATATGTGATAGTACAGCATCTGCCGCCGGGTTTCACCGGTCCATTTGCGCGCGACCTCGATACTCAAACGATCCTCAACGTGCGTGAGAGTGCCGAAGGTGACACAATAAAGCCGGGCGATGTCATGTTTGCCAAGTCTGGTTTTCACACTGTTTTTGACAAACGCGGCATTGTTCATATTACCAGCGATCCTCCCCTTTGGGGTGTCAGACCGTCGGCTGATGTCACCATGGCCTCGGCTGTTCCGGTGTTTCATGACAGGCTGATCGGTGTAGTCCTTACGGGTATGGGACGTGACGGAGCGAACGGCCTTAAGCTGATAAAGGATGCCGGTGGAGTAACGCTTGGCGAGCACGAGTCAAGTTGCGTGGTCTACGGAATGCCCAGGGCGGCTGCTGAAATGGGTGTGGTCGACAAGGTAGTGCCTTTACAGGAAATGGCCGAGGCAATTTTTGACACGGTCTTGAAAGTCGCGCAGTCTCACCGCTGA
- a CDS encoding FliM/FliN family flagellar motor switch protein, with translation MADVLNQDEINALMETFKSTGAQDIGAKAPEKQVRLYDFSRPDKFSKDHLRSLNSIHSRHGAAFASALSSMLRVYTRADLLALDQLTYREYCSSVSDGTLFVEVDLQPLTSTAIFEFNPHFVSICVDLLAGGSASGASNQPSISDVDKAIVRSVVELALRQYIEAWSWCVELKASVINMTTESSTRQVLLPSEAVLVCGYEVNIGENVSMMSICLPASAIEPVLPALTAGRSLQSRGGGNDQTNPVLMKSFEEVAVECRAILGRTSLSVEEVSGLDVGDVIKLPIRENGTAEFWIENVPAFSGVLGLSGKNLALKISEVAEPL, from the coding sequence ATGGCTGACGTACTTAATCAGGATGAAATAAATGCTTTAATGGAGACTTTTAAGTCTACAGGGGCACAGGATATAGGGGCAAAGGCTCCCGAGAAGCAGGTGCGGCTGTATGATTTTTCTCGTCCCGACAAGTTTTCCAAGGACCACCTGCGGTCGCTCAATTCCATTCATTCAAGGCATGGAGCGGCGTTTGCTTCAGCTCTTTCGTCCATGCTCAGAGTATATACTCGTGCGGACCTATTGGCATTGGATCAGTTGACTTATCGCGAGTATTGTTCGTCGGTTTCGGACGGTACACTATTTGTCGAGGTCGACTTGCAGCCGCTCACATCGACAGCGATATTTGAGTTTAATCCACATTTCGTTTCAATATGTGTGGACTTGTTGGCCGGAGGGTCAGCATCGGGCGCATCGAATCAGCCGTCGATATCAGATGTGGACAAAGCCATCGTCAGGTCGGTAGTCGAGCTTGCCCTGCGGCAATACATTGAGGCGTGGTCATGGTGCGTTGAACTAAAGGCTTCCGTGATAAATATGACGACCGAGTCGAGCACGCGGCAGGTCCTGCTTCCTTCGGAGGCGGTTTTGGTCTGCGGATACGAAGTCAACATAGGCGAAAATGTAAGTATGATGAGCATATGTCTACCCGCATCTGCAATCGAGCCGGTTCTGCCAGCTCTGACCGCCGGCAGGAGTCTGCAGTCCAGGGGTGGTGGCAATGACCAGACCAATCCCGTTCTGATGAAGTCATTTGAGGAAGTTGCAGTTGAGTGCCGTGCGATTCTTGGCAGGACATCGCTCTCTGTCGAGGAGGTTTCGGGGCTTGATGTAGGAGATGTAATCAAGCTGCCTATCAGAGAGAACGGAACGGCTGAGTTTTGGATTGAGAATGTGCCTGCTTTTTCAGGGGTATTGGGGTTGTCGGGTAAAAACCTGGCGCTGAAGATTTCGGAAGTAGCAGAGCCCCTGTAA
- a CDS encoding protein-glutamate O-methyltransferase CheR, whose protein sequence is MSGSSDQLAEIDFASFKRKVKAAYSLDLDAYKRPQMERRLRLNMERCGAKSFTQYYSLMQNDKALLDEFLDRVTINVSELFRNPEQFDVLHKKILPELLMQTRSINIWSAGCSYGAEPYSLAVILDEMHTGGIHRIHATDIDDRMLARAQAGVFQEAEMRNVSRQRLTKYFDHKPEGYVASDVIKRMIRFSKHNMLEDRFQSGFDLIVCRNVVIYFTEETKKTLYERFFASLKPGGYLFVGGTERIADYKTIGYENMVSFFYKKPCSN, encoded by the coding sequence ATGAGTGGTAGTTCGGATCAACTTGCGGAAATTGATTTTGCATCATTCAAGCGCAAGGTAAAAGCTGCTTACAGTCTCGACCTCGATGCATATAAACGGCCTCAGATGGAGCGCCGTCTCAGGTTGAACATGGAGCGATGCGGCGCGAAGAGCTTTACACAGTATTATTCACTTATGCAGAATGACAAGGCTCTGCTGGATGAGTTTCTGGACCGCGTGACGATTAACGTATCGGAGCTTTTCCGCAATCCTGAACAGTTCGATGTGCTTCACAAAAAGATACTACCCGAGCTGCTTATGCAGACCAGAAGTATAAATATCTGGTCGGCGGGTTGTTCATACGGCGCGGAGCCTTACTCACTGGCTGTCATACTCGATGAGATGCACACAGGCGGCATTCATCGCATTCACGCAACCGATATTGACGACCGAATGCTCGCGAGGGCTCAGGCGGGTGTTTTTCAGGAAGCCGAGATGCGGAATGTGTCGCGTCAGCGGTTGACCAAGTATTTCGATCATAAGCCTGAGGGTTATGTTGCAAGTGATGTAATAAAGAGGATGATCAGGTTCTCCAAGCACAATATGCTTGAAGATCGTTTCCAGAGCGGTTTCGATTTGATCGTATGCCGAAATGTTGTAATCTATTTTACTGAGGAGACGAAGAAAACTCTGTATGAGCGATTCTTTGCCTCGCTCAAGCCGGGCGGATATCTGTTTGTCGGCGGCACCGAGCGGATCGCCGATTATAAAACGATTGGTTACGAAAATATGGTTTCTTTCTTTTACAAGAAACCGTGCAGTAATTAG
- a CDS encoding response regulator produces MPKRILVVDDAMFMRATVKRILEQAGFEVAGEADNGQVAVQRYGELKPDAVLMDITMPIMDGISAAKEILKTDPGAVVLMCTALGQQNLVIDAIKAGVKDYIVKPFQPERVVEGVSKALSAA; encoded by the coding sequence ATGCCCAAACGCATTCTCGTGGTTGACGACGCAATGTTCATGCGAGCGACCGTAAAGCGCATATTGGAACAGGCAGGCTTTGAAGTCGCCGGTGAAGCCGATAACGGTCAGGTAGCGGTCCAGCGCTATGGCGAGCTGAAGCCGGATGCTGTATTGATGGATATCACAATGCCGATCATGGATGGAATCTCCGCGGCAAAAGAGATTCTAAAGACGGATCCGGGCGCTGTCGTGCTGATGTGCACGGCTCTGGGGCAGCAAAACCTGGTCATAGATGCGATAAAGGCTGGTGTAAAGGACTATATAGTAAAGCCTTTCCAGCCGGAGCGGGTAGTAGAAGGAGTGAGTAAAGCGCTGAGTGCTGCATAA
- a CDS encoding chemotaxis protein CheC has product MVSVNKKNDDALSNFLTVAKSGVKKAGESLKTMSASAIRLEVISAGIAPTSRLSEIGGNPEDLMVGIYIGVTGKMPGHALLVFPYESALLLVDMITGNSLGHTKHVDEMEQSVLKEVGNIVTSSYLNAFSDFYRCSLLPSPPSLAIDMSAAVVDSVLLNTGCFEEDTISVVTKFAGAKRSLRGFFLYIPEIVTTSIEEAA; this is encoded by the coding sequence ATGGTATCGGTAAACAAGAAGAATGACGATGCGCTTAGCAATTTTCTCACCGTGGCGAAGTCCGGGGTAAAGAAAGCAGGCGAATCGCTCAAGACCATGTCGGCCAGCGCGATCAGGCTGGAGGTGATTTCGGCAGGCATAGCGCCTACGTCACGGCTCTCTGAGATCGGTGGCAATCCCGAAGACCTTATGGTAGGGATATACATAGGTGTCACTGGTAAAATGCCCGGACATGCTCTGCTTGTTTTTCCGTATGAGAGTGCGCTGCTGCTTGTCGACATGATAACCGGCAACAGCCTTGGGCATACGAAGCACGTAGATGAAATGGAGCAGTCGGTGTTAAAAGAGGTGGGAAACATTGTGACTTCTTCCTACCTGAACGCATTTTCCGATTTCTACCGGTGTTCACTATTGCCTAGTCCACCGAGTCTTGCGATTGATATGTCTGCGGCGGTAGTGGACAGTGTTTTGCTCAACACCGGTTGTTTTGAGGAAGACACGATAAGCGTGGTCACCAAATTTGCCGGCGCAAAGCGTTCACTGCGCGGATTTTTCCTATACATACCTGAAATAGTCACAACTTCTATAGAGGAGGCGGCCTGA